A DNA window from Legionella sp. MW5194 contains the following coding sequences:
- a CDS encoding TlpA disulfide reductase family protein, giving the protein MALKKLVFLGLLIISHWTQAGVVLTDIQGKKIAFHDLKGKWVMINYWASWCQPCVDEIQEFNQFYRIEKDRVALFAVNYEGLSLAEQRHLIKQYRIRYPSLQKDPRHSLELGDIRGVPVTFVFNPRGEFMTALYGSQTMDTLREIIRRS; this is encoded by the coding sequence ATGGCGCTAAAAAAATTGGTTTTCCTTGGGTTACTAATCATTAGTCACTGGACACAGGCCGGTGTTGTGTTAACGGACATCCAGGGGAAGAAAATCGCCTTCCATGATCTTAAAGGCAAGTGGGTCATGATTAACTACTGGGCGAGCTGGTGCCAGCCCTGCGTCGACGAAATTCAGGAATTCAATCAATTTTACCGGATAGAAAAAGACCGGGTGGCCCTGTTTGCAGTCAATTATGAGGGGTTATCTCTGGCTGAGCAACGGCATTTAATCAAACAATACCGTATTCGTTACCCCAGCCTGCAAAAGGACCCCCGCCACTCCCTGGAACTAGGGGATATTCGCGGCGTACCGGTGACCTTTGTTTTTAATCCCCGGGGTGAGTTCATGACCGCCCTGTATGGCAGTCAAACCATGGATACCTTAAGGGAAATCATTCGCCGCAGTTAA
- a CDS encoding type IV secretion protein Dot: MDTKEHTELGNALKFNGFKNNPYLKTGKQGEVSLQMMRFSNTGIPEPVNLNLSFGNVIAMAGDFFTDPTWSMELNLPKCHGQKAKSVGKKLIRQPVRPEDKQALLRAYNNLASPDVQNSDIDKIYRIDSTRYVSFSDTLNDYVKQLMFYLRVKDYGEMLNRNQTHFTPWSVRVYTIGHHLALEFSRIAYEFQQLANNQNYIPKQDSARVLWETLKAEKTYTGDELHDLACRYQAMALGLELFTFHYYSDHFAAGHMSMISDLRVLLQERFGVWGSILANDLHNELNRVGVYTTRAYDPTPTPSEPPNAARGDSDFNECINYFNKVACLSGMQKSLGDLERVAQGGEIPSQENYAGLEELPDVDKRYRQPQPLFVLDENETVFYRNDLSRIRLLSPSDYRNLRENPGAHGYSPLTSQWGAFNLVAKLRLFPYVYQGTLQALTLSELLRIQKEEQDLNPNRQPIPIPPCNTPSLTVNTDWHTPATGAALQQALRKHGFLAEPVVNSKKESKELETSPVFGS, translated from the coding sequence GTGGATACCAAGGAACATACAGAATTGGGGAATGCCTTAAAATTCAACGGATTTAAGAACAACCCTTACCTGAAAACAGGCAAGCAAGGGGAAGTGTCCTTGCAAATGATGCGCTTTTCCAATACGGGCATTCCTGAACCTGTTAATTTAAATTTATCCTTTGGCAATGTCATCGCCATGGCCGGGGATTTTTTCACCGATCCCACCTGGTCTATGGAATTAAATTTACCCAAATGCCATGGGCAGAAAGCCAAGTCCGTTGGCAAAAAATTGATACGCCAACCGGTTAGACCCGAAGACAAACAGGCTTTGTTGCGCGCTTATAATAATCTGGCTTCCCCCGACGTTCAAAACAGCGACATCGATAAAATTTATCGCATTGACAGTACACGGTATGTGTCCTTTTCCGACACGTTAAATGATTATGTCAAACAGTTAATGTTTTATTTACGCGTGAAAGATTATGGGGAAATGTTAAACCGTAACCAAACCCATTTTACGCCCTGGTCTGTACGCGTCTACACCATTGGCCATCACCTTGCGCTGGAATTTTCCCGCATCGCCTACGAGTTTCAGCAGTTGGCTAATAACCAGAATTATATCCCCAAACAGGACTCGGCTCGTGTTTTATGGGAAACCCTGAAAGCGGAAAAAACCTACACTGGCGATGAACTCCATGATCTCGCCTGCCGTTATCAGGCCATGGCACTGGGACTGGAATTATTCACGTTCCATTATTATTCCGATCACTTCGCCGCAGGCCACATGTCCATGATCAGTGATTTACGCGTACTGCTGCAGGAGCGGTTTGGCGTATGGGGAAGTATACTTGCCAATGATCTGCATAATGAGTTGAACCGTGTCGGTGTCTACACCACCCGGGCCTACGACCCAACCCCGACTCCGTCAGAGCCGCCGAATGCAGCACGAGGCGACAGTGATTTTAATGAGTGCATTAATTATTTCAATAAAGTCGCCTGCCTTAGCGGCATGCAGAAGTCTTTGGGTGATTTGGAGCGCGTGGCTCAGGGTGGTGAGATACCGTCGCAGGAAAACTATGCCGGTTTGGAAGAATTGCCTGATGTGGATAAACGCTACCGACAACCACAGCCATTGTTTGTTCTTGATGAAAACGAGACTGTTTTTTATCGTAACGATTTAAGCCGAATCCGATTATTGTCGCCATCGGATTACCGGAATTTACGTGAAAATCCCGGTGCGCATGGTTATTCGCCATTAACCAGCCAATGGGGCGCATTCAATCTGGTCGCCAAATTAAGACTTTTTCCTTATGTTTACCAAGGGACCTTGCAAGCGCTTACACTCAGTGAATTATTGCGTATTCAAAAGGAAGAGCAGGATTTAAATCCCAATCGGCAGCCTATTCCCATCCCTCCTTGCAATACTCCCTCCCTTACAGTCAATACCGATTGGCACACACCTGCTACTGGGGCGGCATTGCAACAAGCCTTGCGTAAACATGGCTTTCTTGCTGAACCCGTTGTTAATTCCAAAAAAGAAAGCAAGGAATTGGAGACATCCCCTGTTTTCGGCTCCTGA
- a CDS encoding pirin family protein, which yields MNQIAVKERLQGTLMREGAGVKLFRYIGADRQNPYEPFLLFDFFDSDNPLDFIAGFPPHPHRGFETVTYLLDGQIAHEDNHGRRGLIGPGDVQWMTAGKGIIHSEMPQQGNGRLTGLQLWLNLPAASKWVEPNYQEFTADELPLEALPAGGQIKVIAGETPGGSRSPIQGIATQPLFLDISLPARHALNQVVAEDHQALLFVLKGQLTVGSETVAAHTLAVLSEGTALRLQAMDEETRCLFITAKKLHEPIARLGPFVMNTQEEVMQALDDFRNQRF from the coding sequence ATGAATCAAATCGCAGTAAAAGAACGCCTGCAGGGTACGTTGATGCGAGAGGGTGCGGGAGTTAAACTGTTTCGTTATATTGGGGCTGACAGACAAAATCCCTATGAACCGTTTTTATTGTTTGATTTTTTTGACAGCGACAATCCCCTGGATTTTATCGCCGGGTTTCCGCCCCACCCTCACCGTGGCTTTGAAACCGTGACTTACCTGCTCGACGGGCAGATTGCCCATGAAGACAATCATGGCCGACGCGGCCTGATTGGGCCCGGCGATGTGCAATGGATGACTGCCGGTAAAGGCATCATTCATTCGGAGATGCCTCAACAGGGCAATGGCCGGCTGACGGGCTTACAGTTGTGGCTTAATCTGCCGGCGGCCAGTAAGTGGGTTGAGCCGAATTATCAGGAATTTACTGCTGACGAACTGCCTTTGGAAGCGTTGCCGGCAGGCGGGCAAATCAAAGTGATTGCCGGAGAAACCCCAGGCGGCAGCCGGTCGCCTATCCAGGGCATCGCCACCCAGCCTTTGTTTCTCGATATTTCCCTACCGGCGAGACACGCGCTGAATCAGGTCGTGGCAGAAGACCACCAGGCCTTGCTTTTTGTTTTGAAGGGCCAATTGACCGTCGGCAGCGAGACGGTGGCCGCTCATACCCTGGCTGTTTTAAGTGAAGGGACGGCATTGCGGTTGCAGGCGATGGATGAAGAGACGCGCTGTTTATTCATTACCGCAAAAAAACTGCATGAGCCAATTGCCCGATTAGGGCCTTTTGTAATGAATACCCAGGAAGAAGTCATGCAGGCCCTTGATGATTTCCGCAATCAGCGTTTTTAA
- the wrbA gene encoding NAD(P)H:quinone oxidoreductase: MAKVLILYYSSYGHVETMAYEVEKGVKEVDGVTVVVKRVPETMPEEVAKKAGVKLNQVAPVATPQELTDYDAILFGTPTRFGNMAAQMRNFLDQTGGMWVKGGLIGKVGSVFVSTGTGGGNESTIMSFWNTLVHHGMVLVGVPYSESALTDLSQMRGGSPFGAGTIAGPDGKLTPNAIELTIARAQGRHVASLAKRLFG, translated from the coding sequence ATGGCAAAGGTATTGATTCTTTATTATTCCAGTTACGGTCATGTTGAAACCATGGCTTACGAAGTGGAAAAGGGCGTTAAGGAGGTGGATGGGGTTACGGTGGTTGTCAAACGCGTCCCGGAAACCATGCCGGAGGAAGTGGCTAAAAAAGCCGGTGTTAAACTGAATCAGGTAGCCCCCGTGGCTACACCACAGGAACTGACGGATTACGATGCCATTCTTTTTGGTACCCCAACCCGTTTTGGCAATATGGCAGCGCAAATGCGCAATTTTCTTGATCAGACGGGCGGCATGTGGGTAAAAGGCGGCTTGATTGGAAAAGTGGGCAGCGTGTTTGTGTCGACAGGTACTGGCGGCGGCAATGAGTCGACCATTATGTCGTTCTGGAATACCCTGGTGCACCATGGCATGGTCCTCGTGGGCGTTCCCTACTCGGAATCGGCTTTGACCGACTTAAGCCAGATGCGCGGCGGTTCGCCCTTTGGGGCCGGAACCATTGCTGGTCCGGATGGAAAATTGACACCGAATGCCATTGAATTAACCATTGCACGCGCCCAGGGACGTCATGTGGCCTCGCTGGCCAAGCGCCTGTTTGGTTAA
- a CDS encoding sulfite exporter TauE/SafE family protein yields the protein MAIPFIIFTILLLSVICVAAMLYRLYTQPNVPLSILDYIKLLASGIIAFIADTLGVGSFAVNVALAKFLGTFPDDELPAVNNGAQVIPGTIESLFFMQLIDVNLTTLITLVSGACLGGLIGGAVVSRLSRQAIRLAMMCCFPLLIALLICHQLRLIPFGGDAVDLHTYKLFIGFLAMIVCGALTSVGIGLFVMVQSVLFLLNVSPVVAFPIMTTAGAMQQPLTTLVFLQHDKIPMKKTLVLSLAGCIGVLVTIPVFTSLTVTWLHSLLLVILIYNLYAISRTYFQNRTQARRQELLMSCT from the coding sequence ATGGCAATTCCTTTTATTATTTTTACCATTTTACTTTTAAGCGTGATTTGCGTCGCCGCCATGCTGTATCGTCTGTATACCCAGCCTAACGTTCCTCTGTCCATCCTGGATTACATCAAACTGCTGGCGAGCGGTATTATTGCCTTCATTGCCGATACCCTGGGTGTAGGCAGTTTTGCAGTGAATGTGGCTCTCGCCAAGTTTTTAGGCACTTTTCCTGACGATGAATTACCCGCCGTCAACAATGGCGCCCAGGTTATTCCGGGTACCATTGAGTCGCTGTTTTTCATGCAGCTGATTGATGTTAATCTGACAACGCTAATCACCCTCGTTTCCGGCGCCTGTCTAGGTGGATTAATCGGCGGCGCGGTGGTAAGCCGGCTTAGTAGGCAAGCCATTCGTCTTGCCATGATGTGTTGCTTTCCATTATTAATCGCGCTGTTGATTTGTCATCAATTGCGCCTTATTCCTTTCGGCGGGGATGCTGTGGATTTGCATACCTATAAGCTGTTTATCGGCTTTCTGGCCATGATTGTCTGCGGCGCATTGACTTCCGTAGGCATTGGTCTCTTTGTTATGGTGCAAAGCGTGTTATTTTTATTGAATGTTTCGCCGGTGGTCGCCTTCCCCATCATGACCACGGCTGGAGCCATGCAGCAGCCTCTGACCACGCTGGTTTTTTTGCAACACGATAAAATTCCGATGAAAAAAACGCTGGTGTTAAGTTTAGCCGGTTGCATCGGGGTTCTTGTCACCATCCCGGTCTTCACGTCGCTCACAGTGACCTGGCTGCATTCATTATTGCTGGTTATTTTAATTTATAATCTTTATGCTATCAGCCGTACCTATTTTCAAAACCGCACGCAGGCGCGCAGGCAGGAATTGCTGATGTCGTGCACGTGA
- a CDS encoding SGNH/GDSL hydrolase family protein, with protein sequence MKKIASIVVGILLSFSSHALNNRFDTMVIFGDSMSDNGNIYRFLWHYLPASPPYYDGHFSNGPLWVEYLYQHYFPTDYTAGFQDYAVGGAGAVLSYKENLPFTLTFELDNYLYWHTYGRKETTLYTLWIGANNYLNGPTNVEPLTDGVVAAIGSVAERLISYGGNKFLIVNLPDIGHAPFARENSNEALLTLLTVTHNRKLKAEVARLKAKYPDVTFIYFDIYSYFVDATQHANDYGLTNTEEPCYLGGYTGWVKALLPDEDTLLENMRKRYPKLTEKQWLMINSNPELHEAMLTDYVQALLPARLQDEPLQCDGYLFWDRVHPTTTVHRFIADKVKELIDDAGLLAVLPDNEMKKAS encoded by the coding sequence ATGAAAAAAATTGCAAGCATTGTAGTCGGTATCCTGTTAAGTTTTTCCAGTCATGCCTTAAATAACCGCTTCGATACCATGGTTATTTTTGGCGACAGCATGTCTGACAATGGCAATATTTACCGCTTTCTCTGGCACTACCTGCCGGCATCTCCCCCTTATTATGATGGCCACTTTTCCAATGGACCTTTATGGGTCGAATACCTCTATCAACATTATTTCCCAACGGACTACACCGCAGGCTTTCAGGATTACGCCGTTGGTGGCGCGGGAGCCGTGTTGTCGTACAAGGAAAACCTGCCGTTTACCCTGACGTTTGAGCTCGATAATTACCTGTATTGGCATACTTATGGGCGTAAGGAAACCACCTTGTATACCTTGTGGATTGGTGCGAATAATTACTTGAACGGCCCGACCAATGTCGAACCATTAACGGATGGGGTGGTGGCAGCCATTGGTTCGGTAGCCGAGCGACTTATCAGTTATGGCGGCAATAAATTTTTAATCGTCAACCTGCCAGACATCGGTCATGCCCCGTTTGCCCGCGAAAACAGCAATGAAGCGTTACTGACGTTATTGACCGTGACTCACAACCGCAAATTGAAAGCGGAAGTGGCGCGGTTGAAAGCAAAATACCCGGATGTGACGTTCATTTATTTTGATATTTACAGCTATTTTGTTGATGCCACCCAGCATGCCAATGATTATGGATTAACCAATACCGAGGAGCCCTGTTATCTTGGGGGGTATACCGGCTGGGTAAAGGCTTTATTGCCTGATGAGGATACATTGCTTGAAAACATGAGGAAACGTTATCCCAAGCTTACGGAAAAGCAGTGGTTAATGATAAACTCCAATCCCGAGTTGCATGAAGCCATGCTAACCGATTATGTGCAGGCGTTACTTCCCGCTCGACTTCAGGATGAACCTTTACAATGCGACGGCTACCTTTTCTGGGATCGTGTTCATCCGACCACGACTGTGCACCGTTTTATTGCTGACAAGGTAAAGGAACTCATTGATGATGCGGGTTTGTTGGCGGTATTGCCTGACAACGAGATGAAGAAGGCCAGTTGA
- the yjgA gene encoding ribosome biogenesis factor YjgA, with protein sequence MEESKSKSQKKREADALQKLGVELIGLSQAKLDQLPLPPNLRQAIMDAKTIRSHGAIRRQAQLIGKLMRAADNEAIVTAYNQFIEEDNARTAAFHELEQWRDRLITEGKDALTQFIDCYHPEDVQQLRQLVKKAIEERDKDTHAGASKALFRFLRSCL encoded by the coding sequence ATGGAAGAGTCGAAAAGTAAATCACAAAAAAAGCGCGAAGCGGATGCATTACAGAAATTGGGTGTGGAATTAATTGGCTTAAGCCAGGCCAAACTTGATCAATTGCCCCTGCCGCCCAATTTGCGGCAGGCCATTATGGATGCCAAAACAATCAGAAGCCATGGGGCAATCCGCCGTCAGGCCCAACTGATTGGTAAATTAATGCGGGCGGCGGACAATGAAGCCATTGTCACTGCCTATAATCAATTTATTGAGGAAGACAACGCCAGGACGGCTGCGTTTCACGAGTTGGAGCAATGGCGCGATCGTTTAATTACGGAGGGCAAAGACGCCCTTACGCAATTTATTGATTGTTACCACCCAGAGGATGTTCAGCAGCTTCGCCAATTGGTTAAAAAAGCCATTGAGGAACGGGATAAGGACACCCATGCCGGTGCATCGAAAGCATTGTTTCGTTTTCTAAGGTCCTGTTTATAA
- the rlmKL gene encoding bifunctional 23S rRNA (guanine(2069)-N(7))-methyltransferase RlmK/23S rRNA (guanine(2445)-N(2))-methyltransferase RlmL translates to MNYSLFVSCAKGLEYLLEDEVRQLGLHVERVSPQGVFGEASLAVIYQLCIWSRLANRVHLLLFSGEAHNEQSLYKLCNQFPWQTVFTVDKTLAIEFHGSSAHIRNSMFGAQVIKDAIVDHFRKQQGHRPSIDREQAHIRLQAHLKQDQVTVSLDLTGYSLHQRGYRTQAGEAPLKETVAAAMLLRAKWPQLAAKGYAFHDPFCGSGTLVIEAAMMASHIAPGLLRQDQSLIHWVQHQQSLWDKLRAQALQQVKPPKVSIKGTDNNSKMINLARANAERAGVSRLVEFAVQAIAEIRPASSNGLLLCNPPYGERLGESTQLIPLYQQLGATWHAHFKGWEAALITSNPLLAKATGLRSSKQYTLFNGALECKLYCMSLSESNLLKKTTGDELSGGAQMFANRLKKNAQHLQKWAKRNHISCYRVYDADLPEYNFAIDLYNDYAVLQEYAAPVSIAAHKAEKRGLEVMQVVPQVLNVSTDKLVVKQRKQQKGSNQYQKMGEFKRTLTVTEGRAKFIVNLYDYLDTGLFLDHRPLRLRFSQLAPGTRFLNCFCYTATASVQAALAGAITTSVDLSNTYLKWAQDNFRLNHLDLSRHQLVQFDCLEWLKMARDRYDVIFLDPPSFSNSKRMAATLDIQRDHEMLIHAAMRLLNPGGMLYFSTNLRQFKLSPMLNGQYAVRDISAETIDEDFKRNKRIHQCFLIEKKQA, encoded by the coding sequence ATGAATTACTCTCTGTTTGTCAGCTGTGCGAAGGGGCTTGAATACCTGCTTGAAGACGAAGTCCGTCAACTGGGTTTACATGTGGAGCGTGTGAGTCCACAGGGTGTTTTTGGTGAGGCCAGTCTCGCGGTAATTTATCAGCTGTGCATCTGGTCGCGTCTTGCCAACCGCGTGCATTTGCTGCTTTTTAGCGGGGAAGCTCATAATGAGCAAAGCCTGTATAAATTGTGCAATCAATTCCCCTGGCAGACGGTGTTTACCGTGGATAAAACGCTGGCAATCGAATTTCATGGTTCCTCAGCCCACATCCGTAATTCCATGTTTGGCGCGCAGGTGATTAAAGATGCCATTGTCGATCATTTCCGCAAACAACAGGGTCATCGCCCATCCATAGACCGGGAGCAGGCTCACATTCGCCTGCAGGCTCATTTAAAACAGGATCAGGTGACAGTGAGTCTGGATTTAACCGGTTACAGTTTGCATCAGCGCGGTTACCGGACGCAGGCTGGGGAAGCGCCGCTAAAGGAAACGGTGGCTGCCGCCATGCTGCTTCGCGCCAAGTGGCCGCAGTTGGCAGCCAAAGGCTATGCGTTCCATGATCCTTTTTGCGGCTCAGGCACCCTGGTGATCGAAGCCGCCATGATGGCCAGCCACATTGCCCCCGGCTTATTAAGGCAGGATCAATCCTTAATTCATTGGGTTCAACACCAGCAGTCGCTGTGGGATAAATTGCGAGCCCAGGCCCTGCAGCAGGTTAAACCGCCCAAAGTAAGCATCAAGGGAACGGATAACAACAGTAAAATGATTAACCTTGCTCGTGCCAATGCCGAGCGCGCGGGCGTCTCACGCCTGGTTGAGTTTGCGGTGCAGGCTATTGCGGAAATTCGTCCGGCCAGCAGCAATGGCTTATTATTATGTAACCCGCCCTATGGTGAGCGTTTAGGAGAAAGCACCCAGCTTATTCCCCTTTATCAACAACTGGGGGCAACCTGGCATGCTCATTTCAAGGGATGGGAGGCGGCGCTGATTACATCCAATCCCTTACTGGCTAAGGCGACGGGATTGCGCTCCAGCAAGCAATACACGCTTTTCAATGGTGCGCTCGAATGCAAACTGTACTGCATGAGCTTAAGCGAGAGCAACCTGCTTAAAAAGACCACCGGAGATGAACTTTCCGGCGGGGCGCAAATGTTTGCCAACCGCTTAAAAAAGAATGCGCAACACCTGCAAAAATGGGCTAAACGCAATCACATCAGTTGTTACCGTGTCTATGATGCCGATTTGCCGGAATACAATTTCGCCATTGATTTATACAATGACTATGCCGTGTTGCAGGAGTACGCTGCACCAGTCTCTATCGCTGCCCACAAGGCTGAAAAGCGCGGGCTCGAAGTCATGCAGGTTGTGCCGCAGGTTTTGAATGTGTCCACTGACAAACTGGTTGTCAAACAGCGCAAACAGCAAAAAGGCAGTAACCAGTATCAAAAGATGGGTGAGTTTAAGCGCACCCTGACCGTCACCGAAGGGCGGGCGAAATTCATTGTCAATTTATACGATTACCTCGATACCGGATTATTTCTCGATCATCGCCCGTTACGACTGCGTTTTTCCCAGTTGGCGCCAGGTACGCGTTTCCTGAACTGTTTTTGCTACACGGCCACGGCCAGTGTTCAAGCGGCCTTGGCTGGCGCCATCACTACCAGCGTGGATTTATCCAATACCTATCTGAAATGGGCGCAGGACAATTTTAGGCTCAACCACCTTGATCTGTCCCGGCATCAACTGGTGCAATTTGATTGCCTTGAATGGTTAAAAATGGCCAGGGATCGCTATGATGTGATTTTTCTTGATCCGCCGAGTTTTTCCAATTCCAAGCGCATGGCGGCGACTCTCGATATCCAACGCGATCATGAGATGCTGATTCATGCTGCCATGCGCTTGTTAAACCCGGGGGGAATGCTCTATTTTTCTACCAATTTAAGGCAATTTAAATTGTCGCCCATGCTAAACGGCCAGTATGCAGTAAGGGACATTTCTGCTGAAACCATTGATGAGGATTTCAAGCGCAACAAACGCATTCATCAATGCTTCCTGATTGAGAAAAAGCAGGCTTAA
- a CDS encoding TolC family protein produces the protein MTFKNQVLLALAGLGALLIPHGAQALQKPRMLYLVDVLQSINHHYPQVKIARLDIAKAQGELIKAHGQFDPELKAITRSQPAGGYINNYGDTQLTMPTLYNGVKLFAGYRKGEGDWPIYYKNYLTNSGGEYRAGLSLPLLRDRLIDKQRTALLSSAELILMKQQDAEAVRIKIYQEAIQAYWQWVEAGLQLKTFEQLLHLAKKRQHAIEQQAHQGDLPALAISENRQQILQREQLLNQGRMLFEQASVNLSLYYRNDKGQPIIPSKYTVPSLVEASTPLTKSPVPLHEHPELKKLTNYSHIIKLKRDLARNALLPQLDATAYTFKQNGTGGDPLLIPQAAMVGVSFKFPLLQRQAKGDLIQAESELRQIRVAKRFFYDQLHNDYLTMRIGIRRGIQQITLLTRELRLAQKVQQGEAKKFYEGDSTLFLVNQREQATTQIALNTLHAQAIVEELKAKVRFFATAHLAPCSCKPCKQKSGAGDK, from the coding sequence ATGACCTTTAAAAATCAGGTTCTCTTAGCCTTGGCAGGACTAGGTGCCCTTCTAATTCCCCACGGCGCCCAGGCGTTGCAAAAACCCCGCATGCTCTATTTGGTTGACGTACTGCAAAGCATTAATCACCATTATCCGCAGGTAAAGATTGCCCGCCTTGACATCGCAAAAGCGCAGGGGGAGTTAATCAAAGCCCATGGTCAATTTGATCCTGAACTTAAAGCCATCACCCGCTCCCAACCGGCTGGCGGCTACATCAATAATTATGGCGATACGCAGCTTACCATGCCCACCCTTTACAATGGCGTCAAACTTTTTGCGGGTTACCGAAAGGGGGAAGGGGATTGGCCCATTTACTATAAAAATTATTTGACCAACTCAGGCGGTGAATACCGGGCAGGATTGTCACTGCCTTTGCTTCGTGATCGATTAATTGATAAACAGCGCACGGCGTTACTTTCCTCTGCCGAATTGATTCTTATGAAACAACAGGATGCTGAGGCGGTAAGAATTAAAATCTACCAGGAAGCCATCCAGGCTTACTGGCAATGGGTAGAAGCAGGACTGCAATTAAAAACATTTGAACAACTGCTGCACTTGGCAAAAAAACGCCAACACGCCATTGAGCAGCAGGCCCACCAGGGCGATTTGCCCGCGCTGGCCATCAGTGAAAATCGACAGCAGATACTCCAACGGGAGCAACTACTCAACCAGGGCCGGATGTTGTTCGAACAGGCCAGCGTCAATCTGTCACTTTATTACCGCAATGACAAGGGTCAGCCAATCATTCCGAGTAAATACACGGTGCCTTCGTTGGTTGAGGCCTCTACACCGCTGACTAAAAGCCCCGTGCCACTTCACGAACATCCTGAGCTTAAAAAGCTTACTAACTATAGCCATATCATCAAATTAAAGCGTGATTTGGCAAGAAACGCACTGTTACCTCAGCTGGATGCCACCGCCTATACGTTCAAGCAAAACGGCACAGGAGGGGATCCCTTATTGATTCCCCAGGCCGCCATGGTCGGAGTTTCCTTTAAATTTCCCTTGTTGCAAAGGCAGGCTAAGGGCGATTTAATTCAGGCGGAAAGCGAATTACGCCAGATCAGAGTCGCAAAACGTTTTTTTTATGACCAGCTGCACAACGATTATTTAACCATGCGCATTGGCATCCGACGGGGGATTCAACAAATCACGCTTTTAACCCGGGAGTTGAGGCTGGCACAAAAAGTACAACAAGGGGAAGCCAAAAAATTTTATGAAGGTGACAGCACGCTGTTTTTAGTCAACCAACGTGAACAAGCAACCACGCAAATAGCCCTCAATACCTTGCATGCGCAAGCGATTGTTGAAGAATTAAAGGCAAAAGTGCGCTTTTTTGCTACTGCACACCTGGCGCCCTGCTCCTGCAAGCCGTGCAAGCAGAAAAGCGGCGCAGGGGATAAATAG
- a CDS encoding HlyD family secretion protein: MKLHADKMIGKLPNPRKIARVIFLILLMLFLFLSFTPWQQFALGSGKVIAFSPTERPHTVNSPINGRIKKWYVDEGMRVNPGDPLVDINDNDPQLLKRLALEKKAIMLRIDAAEKALLAGEANLKRQKNLYQQGINSKRQYELAQIEYTKYQNELAQANIDKVSIDVRIARQQSQLIKAHVKGIIFKRLTGQESVVVKEGDILAQIIPETESRAVELWIDGNDIPFVHLHQKARLQFEGWPAIQFRGWPQIAVGTFGGKVAFIDPTDNGLGLFRAVIVPDEPWPSPQFLRQGVRVHGWVQLGEVPLWYELWRQFNGFPPESVAGKTNP, encoded by the coding sequence ATGAAGTTACATGCCGACAAGATGATTGGTAAGTTACCGAACCCGCGCAAAATTGCCAGGGTTATTTTTTTAATCCTGCTGATGCTGTTTTTGTTTTTAAGCTTCACGCCCTGGCAACAATTCGCTTTAGGAAGCGGCAAAGTGATTGCCTTCTCTCCTACTGAACGGCCCCACACGGTCAATTCGCCCATCAATGGCCGCATAAAAAAATGGTATGTGGATGAGGGCATGCGCGTTAATCCCGGCGATCCGCTGGTGGATATCAACGACAATGATCCGCAATTATTGAAACGTCTGGCGCTTGAGAAAAAGGCCATCATGCTTCGTATAGACGCCGCAGAGAAGGCCTTGCTGGCGGGAGAAGCAAACCTCAAGCGGCAAAAAAATCTCTATCAGCAAGGCATTAATTCCAAACGTCAGTACGAACTCGCGCAAATTGAATACACAAAATACCAAAATGAATTGGCACAGGCCAATATTGATAAGGTCTCTATTGATGTTCGCATTGCAAGACAGCAATCCCAGCTCATCAAAGCCCATGTCAAAGGCATCATTTTTAAACGGTTAACCGGGCAGGAGAGCGTGGTTGTCAAGGAAGGGGACATATTGGCGCAGATTATTCCAGAGACCGAATCGCGGGCGGTGGAACTGTGGATTGACGGCAATGACATTCCCTTTGTCCACTTACATCAGAAAGCACGGTTACAATTTGAAGGATGGCCCGCCATTCAATTCCGGGGATGGCCTCAGATTGCCGTGGGTACTTTTGGAGGAAAGGTGGCCTTCATTGATCCAACCGACAATGGGTTAGGCCTTTTTCGTGCGGTGATTGTGCCTGATGAGCCGTGGCCTTCACCGCAATTTCTGAGGCAAGGGGTCCGCGTTCATGGCTGGGTTCAATTAGGAGAAGTTCCGCTGTGGTATGAATTATGGCGCCAGTTTAATGGCTTTCCACCTGAAAGCGTAGCCGGGAAAACAAACCCATGA